In the Astatotilapia calliptera chromosome 5, fAstCal1.2, whole genome shotgun sequence genome, one interval contains:
- the id1 gene encoding LOW QUALITY PROTEIN: DNA-binding protein inhibitor ID-1 (The sequence of the model RefSeq protein was modified relative to this genomic sequence to represent the inferred CDS: deleted 2 bases in 1 codon), with protein MWMLRTVNIALLSVLKKETNPITLLSSFLEATLIKMKVVGSTCALKSKGEDVVRCLSDQSLTISKCKIPLLDEQMSVFLQDMNSCYSKLKELVPTLPTNKKASKVEILQHVIDYIWDLQVELDEPEKSRQHTVSSVPRTPLTTLNAELASISVENGCSDDRIMCR; from the exons ATGTGGATGTTGCGAACTGTCAACATTGCGTTGCTATCAGTCCTGAAAAAGGAGACCAACCCAATAactcttctt tcttcatttttGGAAGCTACACTAATCAAGATGAAGGTTGTCGGATCTACCTGTGCCCTGAAGAGCAAAGGCGAGGACGTGGTGCGCTGCCTGTCCGATCAGAGTCTGACCATCTCCAAGTGCAAGATCCCGCTGCTGGACGAGCAGATGAGCGTATTCCTCCAGGACATGAACAGCTGCTACAGCAAACTGAAGGAGCTCGTGCCCACTCTGCCCACAAACAAGAAGGCTAGCAAAGTGGAGATCTTGCAGCACGTCATTGACTACATCTGGGACCTGCAGGTCGAACTGGACGAGCCGGAGAAGAGCCGCCAGCACACCGTCAGCAGCGTGCCCCGCACGCCGCTTACCACCCTGAACGCGGAGCTCGCCAGCATCTCAGTGGAG AACGGATGCTCAGATGACAGGATCATGTGTCGTTAA